The Lactuca sativa cultivar Salinas chromosome 2, Lsat_Salinas_v11, whole genome shotgun sequence genome includes a window with the following:
- the LOC111888836 gene encoding uncharacterized protein LOC111888836, whose amino-acid sequence MASLSSSMMAILNVMFIFTLVSSSGYARPFISPRSGPTDTNIQNLKVVEDHESDIKNSESSQEFSFDFPFSQDPFQSPLPNFPFPKIPGFPFPNLPPFNIPDIPTIPFPAPPPM is encoded by the coding sequence ATGGCTTCTCTTTCTTCATCTATGATGGCGATCTTGAATGTTATGTTCATTTTCACATTGGTATCTTCTTCTGGCTATGCCCGACCTTTTATTTCTCCAAGATCAGGGCCGACAGATACAAATATTCAAAACTTGAAGGTGGTGGAAGATCATGAATCCGATATCAAGAATTCAGAATCATCTCAGGAATTCTCATTCGACTTCCCTTTTTCTCAAGATCCGTTCCAATCCCCACTTCCAAATTTTCCTTTTCCGAAGATACCCGGCTTCCCTTTTCCAAATCTGCCTCCTTTCAATATCCCAGACATCCCTACCATTCCTTTTCCTGCACCTCCGCCCATGTAA